One Sporomusaceae bacterium FL31 DNA window includes the following coding sequences:
- a CDS encoding transport permease protein, protein MSLSYKEEWTSIIKPNNGWFQINLKELWQYRDLILMMVRRDFVAFYKQTILGPLWFFLQPLLTTIVFTVVFGQIAKLPTNGLPQILFYLSGTIMWNYFSSCLNTTANTFVANAGIFGKVYFPRLVIPMAAVITNMLSFGIQFILFLVLLIFFLHNGALISPNFWILVTPILLIQLACLGLSCGIIVSSMTTKYRDLSLLVSFGVQLWMYATPIVYPVSMASGFMNWVLIFNPMTAIVEIFRYAFLGGQMIPLWYWGMSGTITIVFLIFGVVLFSKVEKNFMDTI, encoded by the coding sequence ATGAGCCTTAGTTATAAAGAAGAATGGACTAGTATAATTAAACCCAATAATGGGTGGTTCCAAATAAATCTAAAAGAACTATGGCAATATAGAGATTTGATATTAATGATGGTCAGACGTGACTTTGTTGCGTTTTACAAACAAACTATATTAGGACCATTATGGTTTTTCCTACAACCTTTGTTAACTACTATTGTTTTTACTGTTGTTTTTGGGCAAATTGCCAAGTTGCCAACAAACGGATTGCCGCAGATACTTTTTTATTTGTCAGGAACTATTATGTGGAATTATTTTTCATCTTGTTTAAACACCACGGCAAATACTTTTGTGGCAAATGCAGGGATTTTTGGTAAGGTGTATTTTCCAAGGCTTGTCATACCTATGGCTGCAGTGATTACCAATATGTTATCTTTCGGAATTCAATTTATACTCTTTTTAGTCTTGCTAATATTTTTTCTTCATAACGGTGCACTCATAAGCCCCAATTTCTGGATTTTAGTTACTCCCATATTACTCATACAATTAGCATGCTTAGGGTTAAGTTGTGGTATTATTGTGTCCTCTATGACAACGAAGTATCGGGACTTGAGTTTATTAGTTTCTTTTGGCGTTCAGCTTTGGATGTATGCTACACCAATAGTATACCCTGTATCAATGGCGTCAGGTTTTATGAACTGGGTCTTAATTTTCAATCCAATGACCGCAATTGTTGAGATTTTTCGGTATGCTTTTCTTGGTGGTCAGATGATTCCACTGTGGTATTGGGGGATGAGTGGAACAATTACTATCGTTTTCCTAATATTTGGAGTTGTTTTATTCAGTAAAGTAGAAAAAAACTTTATGGACACAATCTGA
- a CDS encoding exopolysaccharide biosynthesis protein, translating to MTSKIINTDLNFNAIRITFFEKYTSFILPVILIFADYIALLVGEGVAFFLRDSIVPLFLSNFEMPDIYVYIVIPLIFLFFLHFDRMHIRRMPFWQMTEKLFKASTYAVLSIIVIMYFAGVTKEVSRIFIFLLWVFSFSSLAIVRYSLKKILNKLGLFQLPVILIGAGKTAELLLASFHQDAGLGYKVVGVIEDNPSASIKTRFPIIGTFVNAEDAIKRSGVKNVIIAAPGIGREKLLNLIHRLQPHVRKIAFVPDLFGVPVSSMELETLFNEKTVLLKVRNNLANIYNRLFKYSFDFLSSLVGFIVILPLVVLLVALIYIDSPGPVIFRHIRVGKDGKSFPCYKFRTMVPNAQDVLRSYLEANPEAREEWQRDFKLKKDPRITRVGCFLRKTSLDELPQVLNVLRGEMSLVGPRPIIREEVLRYGDYIHDYYMVRPGITGMWQVGGRNDIDYSERVKIDSWYVRNWSIWLDLVLLMKTVQVVLARKGAY from the coding sequence GTGACTAGCAAAATAATTAATACTGATTTAAACTTTAATGCTATTCGAATTACATTTTTTGAAAAGTATACTTCGTTCATATTGCCAGTAATTTTAATTTTTGCGGACTATATTGCACTTTTAGTTGGAGAGGGTGTCGCCTTTTTTCTAAGAGACTCTATTGTTCCGCTTTTTTTGTCGAATTTTGAAATGCCTGATATTTATGTGTATATAGTTATTCCGCTTATATTCTTGTTTTTTTTACACTTTGACCGTATGCATATACGAAGAATGCCATTTTGGCAAATGACCGAGAAATTATTTAAGGCTAGTACTTATGCGGTGCTATCTATTATTGTAATCATGTATTTTGCTGGAGTTACTAAGGAAGTTTCTCGCATATTCATATTTTTACTCTGGGTTTTTAGTTTTTCATCTTTGGCTATTGTTCGATATTCCTTAAAGAAGATACTCAATAAGTTAGGTCTTTTTCAGCTACCCGTTATTCTGATTGGTGCGGGTAAGACAGCCGAACTTTTATTAGCCTCTTTCCATCAAGATGCTGGTCTTGGGTATAAAGTTGTCGGTGTTATCGAAGATAATCCAAGTGCGTCAATAAAAACGCGATTTCCTATTATTGGAACATTTGTTAATGCAGAAGATGCGATTAAGCGATCTGGAGTAAAAAATGTTATTATAGCGGCGCCTGGAATTGGGAGAGAAAAGCTATTGAATCTAATACACCGATTGCAGCCACATGTCAGAAAGATAGCCTTTGTGCCTGATTTATTTGGAGTTCCGGTAAGTAGTATGGAGCTAGAGACTTTATTCAATGAAAAAACCGTGTTACTTAAAGTGCGAAATAATCTGGCTAATATTTATAATCGACTATTTAAGTATAGCTTTGATTTTCTTAGTAGTTTAGTTGGATTTATTGTAATACTGCCACTTGTGGTACTGTTAGTTGCATTGATTTATATCGATTCCCCTGGTCCTGTTATTTTTAGACATATACGGGTTGGAAAAGATGGCAAATCTTTTCCTTGCTATAAATTCCGCACCATGGTTCCAAACGCTCAAGACGTACTCAGGAGTTATTTAGAAGCAAATCCAGAGGCTCGAGAAGAGTGGCAACGGGACTTTAAGTTAAAGAAAGATCCTCGCATCACGCGCGTAGGATGCTTTTTACGTAAGACGAGTTTAGATGAACTTCCGCAAGTACTCAATGTTTTACGGGGTGAAATGAGCTTAGTTGGGCCTAGGCCCATTATTCGGGAAGAGGTGCTTAGATATGGGGATTACATTCATGATTACTATATGGTACGCCCGGGTATTACAGGAATGTGGCAGGTGGGCGGTCGTAACGATATTGACTATTCTGAACGAGTAAAGATAGATTCCTGGTATGTGAGAAATTGGTCAATATGGTTGGACTTAGTGTTGCTGATGAAAACCGTTCAGGTTGTTTTGGCAAGAAAGGGTGCTTATTAG
- a CDS encoding ligase, whose translation MVMFKIDNLDKAIYYMLLFFAFTSSISIAGGNIAIICASILGVVRHGISPVKPNWDRGLIFAIIIFLFSVLLSSIFAHDLLISLNRLWTYFYRFFPFFLATIFIRDKQQVRAIITLMVISILIADVYALGQGIQGNYRASAFSSHPMAFAGYLIQMIPLMLVLGVEDSSISNETKTFMLIALLFSFAALILNGTRGAWIAIVIVLPIFGFMSKNNRKVIIILLTSLALFTAVAINNPAIYNRVLTIVDMQYQSNSERLLLWSSAWHMFKDHPLTGVGAENFAEQYHNIYISPHAKERDLGHAHNNYLQILAETGIIGFASFAYLFGYILFTSYQRYMLGSKWAFAVFLVTISLLVQGLTEFNFGNSGVIKMYWFTLGLLFVKEV comes from the coding sequence ATGGTTATGTTTAAGATTGATAATTTGGATAAAGCAATTTATTATATGCTTCTTTTTTTTGCCTTTACATCAAGTATTTCTATTGCTGGAGGTAATATAGCCATTATTTGTGCTTCAATTCTAGGAGTTGTAAGACATGGTATTAGTCCTGTAAAACCCAATTGGGATAGAGGATTGATTTTCGCAATAATAATTTTTTTATTTTCCGTATTATTGTCCTCTATTTTTGCCCATGATTTACTTATAAGCTTAAATAGACTATGGACATATTTCTATCGATTCTTCCCATTTTTTTTAGCAACCATATTTATCAGAGATAAGCAGCAAGTTCGAGCAATAATAACATTGATGGTAATCTCTATACTGATCGCTGATGTGTATGCACTTGGTCAAGGTATCCAGGGAAATTATCGTGCTTCTGCATTTAGCTCTCATCCAATGGCTTTTGCGGGATATCTCATACAAATGATTCCACTGATGTTAGTATTGGGGGTGGAAGATAGTTCAATTAGTAATGAAACTAAAACCTTTATGCTTATTGCTTTATTATTTTCATTTGCGGCTTTGATTCTTAATGGTACGCGTGGCGCTTGGATTGCAATAGTTATCGTACTACCAATATTTGGATTTATGAGCAAGAATAATCGTAAGGTAATCATTATTTTGCTAACCTCATTAGCCTTGTTTACGGCAGTAGCTATAAACAATCCCGCCATCTATAATAGAGTTCTAACGATTGTTGATATGCAGTATCAGTCTAATTCGGAAAGACTATTATTATGGTCTAGTGCATGGCATATGTTTAAAGATCATCCTTTAACAGGTGTGGGGGCAGAAAACTTTGCCGAGCAATATCACAATATCTATATATCACCTCATGCAAAAGAACGTGATTTAGGCCATGCTCACAACAATTATTTACAAATACTAGCAGAGACTGGTATTATTGGATTTGCTTCATTTGCGTACTTATTTGGATACATATTATTTACTTCATATCAAAGATATATGTTGGGGAGTAAGTGGGCTTTTGCCGTATTTCTCGTTACTATAAGCTTGTTAGTTCAAGGATTAACGGAATTTAATTTTGGCAATTCTGGGGTAATTAAAATGTATTGGTTTACTTTGGGATTATTATTTGTAAAGGAAGTTTGA
- a CDS encoding glycosyl transferase — translation MHKQKLLRIMEIFPFAGWAGTAQHVYNLISWLKRNGHHVELITRDLPISERFENVCKVHRLSLSKDAISARWIPYLVRVIKDNRIDIIHTHGGKDTWMALVASTIAGRGVVVATRHDKNRQVKKDLLHQWFYKKLGASICVSKNLQEKFLQDNPYIAERKAPVVYNGIDVNEFNHKSQDTTLRESKRNSLGLTKEHCLLGFFGRIHPQKGVDVAIESLGILIRRYPKLHLAIFGDVDDINFLNALKVKILHLDLAENVTFNGFQKDVSTWMNVIDILVFPSVGPESFGLVLCEALAAAKPVVTTITGGQKEIIDDSVNGLWVKTGSSQDLALKIEKLINDKQLCHRLGENGKRVAQERFSLEYMGLNTEKIFYELVNSK, via the coding sequence TTGCACAAACAAAAATTGCTTAGGATCATGGAGATTTTTCCCTTCGCAGGTTGGGCTGGTACAGCGCAACATGTATATAATCTCATATCATGGTTAAAAAGAAATGGTCATCATGTCGAACTCATAACAAGAGATCTTCCCATATCCGAGCGGTTTGAGAATGTGTGTAAGGTGCATAGATTGTCTCTTTCTAAAGACGCTATTAGCGCTCGGTGGATTCCTTATCTGGTAAGGGTAATAAAAGACAACCGAATCGATATTATCCATACCCATGGTGGTAAAGATACTTGGATGGCGCTCGTTGCTTCGACAATTGCAGGACGAGGTGTGGTTGTGGCGACGAGGCATGATAAAAATAGACAAGTAAAAAAAGATTTACTTCATCAATGGTTTTATAAAAAGCTTGGGGCTTCAATATGTGTTTCAAAAAACTTGCAGGAAAAATTCTTACAAGACAACCCATATATTGCTGAAAGAAAGGCTCCTGTGGTATATAACGGTATTGATGTTAACGAATTTAATCATAAAAGCCAGGATACCACATTAAGAGAGTCAAAGAGAAATTCACTCGGACTAACGAAAGAGCATTGTCTATTAGGTTTTTTTGGCCGGATTCATCCGCAAAAAGGCGTAGATGTTGCAATAGAATCTCTCGGGATTTTAATTAGAAGATATCCCAAATTACACCTTGCCATATTTGGCGATGTAGATGATATTAACTTTCTGAATGCGTTGAAAGTGAAAATTTTACATTTGGATTTGGCTGAGAATGTCACCTTTAATGGGTTTCAGAAAGATGTTTCCACATGGATGAATGTTATAGATATCTTGGTGTTTCCATCTGTTGGTCCAGAAAGTTTTGGCTTAGTCTTATGCGAAGCACTAGCCGCGGCAAAGCCTGTTGTTACTACGATCACAGGTGGTCAAAAAGAGATCATAGATGATAGTGTAAACGGATTATGGGTTAAAACAGGCTCATCACAAGATTTAGCTCTTAAAATAGAAAAGTTAATTAATGATAAGCAATTATGTCACCGACTTGGGGAAAATGGAAAGAGAGTAGCCCAAGAGCGCTTTTCTCTAGAGTATATGGGTTTAAATACGGAAAAGATTTTTTATGAGCTTGTGAATAGCAAGTGA
- the gmhB gene encoding D-glycero-alpha-D-manno-heptose-1,7-bisphosphate 7-phosphatase → MNKRPAVFFDRDGVLNHDIGYLYRKEDFQWIDGAIQAIKYFNDHGYWVFVITNQSGVARDFYCEADVRTLHSWMNQELGRHNAHIDDFYYCPHHTEGKIEQYRADCTCRKPKPGMILKAIAEWPINLNKSFIVGDRKSDLEAAQAAGLSGFLFKGGNLYDFIKERLEHAAI, encoded by the coding sequence ATGAATAAGAGACCGGCCGTTTTCTTCGACCGGGACGGAGTATTAAATCACGATATCGGTTATCTTTATAGAAAAGAAGACTTTCAGTGGATTGATGGTGCCATACAAGCGATCAAATATTTTAATGATCATGGATATTGGGTTTTTGTTATTACTAACCAGAGCGGTGTAGCACGAGATTTTTATTGTGAGGCCGATGTTAGAACTCTTCACTCATGGATGAACCAGGAATTGGGAAGACATAATGCTCATATTGATGATTTTTATTATTGTCCCCACCATACAGAAGGAAAAATAGAACAATATCGCGCAGACTGTACTTGTCGTAAACCTAAACCAGGGATGATTTTAAAGGCTATTGCCGAGTGGCCGATAAACCTTAATAAATCTTTTATCGTTGGAGATCGAAAATCTGATCTTGAAGCAGCGCAGGCGGCAGGTTTATCTGGTTTTTTATTTAAAGGCGGCAATCTTTATGATTTTATTAAAGAGAGGTTGGAGCATGCTGCAATATAA
- the ycbD gene encoding UDP-glucose 4-epimerase encodes MIIVTGGAGFIGSNLVKGLNEQGYNNILIVDDLDTGEKFKNLIGLRYLDYRHKDDFIREIEEGVYNGSNIEAVFHQGACSDTMEYDCNYMMETNYDYSKRLLHFCLDHRIAFFYASSASTYGNGKNGFREEDGCESALNIYAFSKLAFDRYVRQVLPSAKSQVVGLKYFNVYGPQEQHKGKMASIVYQFYQQIRENGYVKLFKGIEGYGDGEQLRDFIYVKDLVKINLWFWKTGAASGVYNCGTGQASTFNAVAQAVVSYFGKGHIEYVDFPEVLKGKYQSYTQADLTKLLAVGYNEGFHPLEKAVHEYCQFIDNGGYYTYE; translated from the coding sequence ATGATTATTGTAACTGGAGGAGCCGGTTTCATCGGTAGTAATCTGGTAAAAGGTTTAAATGAGCAAGGCTATAACAACATATTAATAGTCGATGATTTGGATACAGGTGAAAAATTCAAAAATCTAATCGGCTTACGTTATTTAGATTACCGTCATAAAGACGATTTTATTCGTGAGATTGAGGAGGGCGTGTATAACGGAAGCAATATCGAAGCCGTGTTCCATCAGGGAGCTTGCTCTGATACCATGGAATATGATTGTAATTATATGATGGAAACGAACTATGACTATTCGAAAAGATTATTGCATTTTTGTTTAGACCATCGTATCGCCTTTTTCTATGCGTCATCAGCTTCTACTTATGGGAACGGCAAGAATGGTTTCCGCGAGGAAGATGGATGTGAGAGTGCGCTTAATATCTATGCTTTTTCAAAGCTCGCATTTGACCGTTATGTAAGACAAGTTCTTCCAAGCGCCAAAAGCCAAGTTGTTGGCTTAAAATACTTTAACGTTTATGGACCGCAAGAACAGCATAAGGGAAAAATGGCTTCGATCGTATATCAATTCTATCAGCAAATCAGAGAGAATGGCTATGTAAAATTGTTTAAAGGCATAGAAGGCTATGGGGATGGCGAGCAATTACGGGATTTTATTTATGTTAAAGATTTAGTAAAAATAAATCTATGGTTTTGGAAGACTGGTGCTGCCAGTGGGGTATATAACTGTGGGACTGGGCAGGCGAGTACTTTTAACGCTGTAGCTCAGGCTGTCGTTAGCTATTTTGGTAAAGGCCATATCGAATACGTCGATTTCCCAGAAGTACTCAAAGGTAAGTATCAAAGCTATACTCAAGCTGATCTGACTAAGTTATTAGCTGTTGGATATAACGAAGGATTTCATCCACTAGAGAAAGCAGTCCATGAATATTGCCAGTTTATTGATAATGGAGGGTATTATACCTATGAATAA
- the rbsK_2 gene encoding ribokinase, producing MYRNFKAIKAFVESGISACSVLVIGDVMLDKYYFGEVKRISPEAPVPITRVLEEKETLGGAANVAHNLALLGCKTYLAGVVGNDHHRDSLNRILDSKGVDYTGLICKNGPTTTKLRIIGGHQQMLRLDFEETAPIDSEIELKLKAYVDSLIDQKISSVIISDYAKGICTPTFCQYVIEKCSKNNVPVIIDPKGTNWQKYSGAAYITPNLKELNEAVHIHVPNNDDEIKKAASAMKRRLRIKNILVTRSEKGLSLIGNKRSVHIPTKAQEVFDVSGAGDTVIAVLGAALAGQLDPVDAAYLANLAAGVVVGKLGTYAINRNELIEALIREEDKL from the coding sequence ATGTACAGGAACTTTAAGGCAATAAAGGCTTTTGTTGAAAGTGGTATTTCTGCTTGTTCGGTGCTGGTAATCGGCGATGTCATGCTGGACAAGTACTACTTTGGTGAAGTAAAGCGAATATCTCCAGAGGCTCCAGTTCCAATAACGCGTGTACTAGAAGAAAAAGAAACCCTTGGTGGTGCGGCCAATGTTGCGCATAACTTAGCGCTATTAGGCTGTAAAACCTATCTTGCTGGTGTAGTAGGCAATGACCATCACCGTGATAGCTTGAATCGAATACTAGACTCCAAAGGAGTTGACTATACTGGGCTTATCTGCAAAAATGGCCCAACTACTACCAAACTGCGCATTATTGGCGGTCATCAGCAGATGCTGCGTCTTGATTTCGAGGAGACTGCGCCTATTGATTCCGAAATAGAACTGAAACTGAAAGCCTATGTTGACAGTTTGATTGATCAGAAAATTAGCAGTGTGATTATTTCTGATTATGCAAAAGGCATATGTACGCCGACTTTTTGTCAGTATGTTATTGAAAAATGTTCTAAGAATAATGTTCCAGTCATTATTGATCCTAAAGGCACTAATTGGCAGAAATATTCAGGAGCAGCTTATATAACACCTAATTTAAAAGAGTTAAATGAAGCTGTTCATATACACGTGCCTAATAATGATGACGAAATCAAAAAAGCTGCCTCAGCGATGAAGCGGCGTTTGCGGATTAAGAATATTCTTGTCACGAGATCTGAAAAAGGGCTAAGTCTTATCGGGAATAAACGGTCAGTGCATATTCCTACTAAGGCTCAAGAGGTTTTCGATGTATCAGGTGCGGGGGATACTGTTATTGCTGTTTTAGGCGCTGCATTAGCTGGGCAGCTTGATCCTGTAGATGCAGCATATCTTGCCAATTTAGCTGCAGGAGTCGTTGTTGGTAAACTCGGAACATATGCGATAAATCGCAATGAGTTGATTGAAGCCTTAATAAGGGAGGAAGACAAACTATGA
- the gmhA gene encoding phosphoheptose isomerase encodes MPFNRIIQEHIQVIETLAQTCITELDEAAKICSNALANGHTLYFCGNGGSAADCQHLAAEFVGRFVKERRGLPSIALTTDTSILTAVGNDYGYDQVFARQVDALVREGDVVFGLSTSGNSRNVVLALQKAKELGAVTVGMTGKNGGQVAETAAICLKAPSSVTARIQEAHILLGHMLCEYIDEVSSDVQEL; translated from the coding sequence ATGCCTTTTAATCGAATTATCCAAGAGCACATTCAAGTAATTGAAACATTGGCTCAGACTTGTATAACCGAGCTTGATGAAGCGGCAAAAATATGCAGCAATGCGTTAGCAAATGGACATACTCTTTATTTCTGTGGTAACGGTGGAAGCGCAGCTGACTGCCAGCATTTAGCAGCAGAGTTTGTTGGTAGATTTGTTAAAGAACGACGCGGGTTGCCCTCGATTGCATTAACGACCGATACTTCTATTCTAACTGCTGTAGGAAATGATTACGGTTATGATCAAGTTTTCGCCCGGCAAGTTGATGCTCTAGTAAGAGAAGGGGATGTTGTCTTTGGACTATCTACTTCAGGGAATAGCAGAAATGTTGTTTTAGCTCTGCAAAAGGCCAAAGAGTTAGGAGCAGTAACAGTCGGAATGACAGGCAAGAACGGTGGTCAAGTCGCTGAAACAGCTGCGATTTGCTTAAAAGCTCCTTCTAGCGTAACGGCTAGAATTCAGGAGGCGCACATATTACTCGGCCACATGCTTTGTGAATATATCGATGAGGTGTCCTCAGATGTACAGGAACTTTAA
- the rfaF gene encoding ADP-heptose--LPS heptosyltransferase 2 — MHIGDLLLVTPVLRTLRTNYPKARISLLADAKLRDLVKYNQNIDELIEIDKKGYHNKLTNYLKFVGEIRARKFDLVINLHANERASFIAAFSGAKKIVGYSTFGLGLFFDQVMENRKAVKHQVHAHFDVLREFLGITDFDDRGIEMWLDDKAVHAAEQIWSEVFPTANVQNQKQLKVVGLNIGASWPTKRWRNEYYAELADKLIELGYGVAYFGGPMDQELVDQTVAMMKNKEHDQLKIFTGKLSLLELAALLKKCAVLVTNDSGPMHVAVAMDVPLVTMFGASPVPGFYPYNNRSILIKTPVDCHPCGVHHCDTHECMKVITVDTVMKYTLQLLEKYGDKAGDVSRAPGHYQCQIVELK; from the coding sequence ATGCATATCGGAGATCTGTTACTGGTAACTCCGGTTTTGCGAACTCTACGTACTAACTATCCTAAAGCACGCATTTCGCTGCTCGCTGATGCTAAATTGCGTGATTTAGTTAAATATAACCAAAATATTGATGAGCTTATAGAAATTGATAAAAAAGGGTATCATAACAAGCTAACTAATTATCTTAAGTTTGTTGGAGAAATCCGGGCGCGTAAGTTTGATCTGGTAATCAATTTACATGCTAATGAACGCGCGTCCTTTATTGCTGCTTTTAGCGGAGCAAAGAAAATAGTTGGTTATTCGACTTTCGGATTAGGTTTATTCTTTGATCAAGTTATGGAAAATCGCAAAGCCGTCAAACATCAAGTGCATGCTCATTTTGATGTTCTTCGTGAGTTTTTAGGGATCACAGATTTTGATGATCGTGGTATTGAAATGTGGCTGGATGACAAAGCAGTGCATGCTGCTGAACAAATATGGTCAGAGGTTTTTCCAACTGCGAACGTTCAGAATCAAAAACAATTGAAAGTTGTAGGATTAAACATAGGGGCCAGCTGGCCGACCAAACGTTGGCGCAATGAATATTACGCTGAGTTAGCTGATAAACTGATCGAATTGGGTTACGGCGTTGCTTATTTTGGCGGGCCAATGGATCAGGAATTAGTTGATCAAACAGTGGCAATGATGAAAAACAAAGAGCATGATCAGTTAAAAATATTTACTGGAAAATTATCTTTGCTCGAGCTAGCCGCACTTCTTAAAAAATGTGCTGTTCTTGTCACGAATGACTCTGGGCCAATGCACGTTGCGGTAGCGATGGATGTTCCGTTAGTGACTATGTTTGGTGCATCACCTGTCCCAGGTTTTTATCCTTACAATAATAGAAGCATTTTAATTAAGACACCGGTTGATTGCCATCCTTGTGGAGTTCATCACTGTGATACCCATGAATGTATGAAGGTTATTACGGTTGACACTGTGATGAAATATACATTGCAATTACTCGAAAAATATGGTGATAAAGCTGGCGATGTTTCTCGTGCGCCAGGTCATTATCAGTGTCAGATCGTTGAATTGAAATAA
- a CDS encoding glycosyl transferase has translation MFKKLAVLILTYNEEKNIVDCISTVKFADEVIVVDSGSTDRTVELAESVGAKVVYQAMTQGFAAQRNFALTQTDSDWVMYLDADERVTADLANEIKPIVQSDDKAGYEILRMNIVFGKMVKYGGHSPDYSLRLYPRCAIRWEGTVHEQAIVSLPIKRLKNVMHHHTYTDWDRYFFKFNQYTTLMARQMHEKGKRAKFTDITLRPGFAFFRFYILKSGWRDGKIGFIFAVLHAFYTMAKYVKLEYLQKARPKTT, from the coding sequence ATGTTTAAAAAATTAGCAGTTTTAATTTTAACTTATAATGAAGAAAAAAATATCGTAGATTGTATTAGTACTGTAAAGTTTGCTGACGAAGTTATCGTTGTTGATTCAGGAAGTACAGATCGTACCGTTGAGCTTGCAGAAAGCGTTGGAGCAAAAGTCGTTTATCAGGCGATGACACAGGGATTTGCGGCACAGCGAAATTTCGCACTTACTCAAACTGATTCGGACTGGGTAATGTATTTAGATGCAGACGAACGCGTTACAGCGGATTTGGCTAACGAAATAAAGCCTATTGTACAAAGTGATGATAAAGCTGGCTATGAGATACTACGAATGAATATTGTTTTTGGCAAAATGGTTAAATATGGAGGCCATTCGCCAGACTATTCGTTAAGACTTTATCCCCGATGCGCAATTCGCTGGGAAGGTACTGTACACGAACAGGCTATAGTTAGCTTGCCGATTAAGCGCCTAAAAAATGTCATGCATCACCATACTTATACTGATTGGGATCGCTATTTTTTTAAATTTAATCAATATACAACGCTGATGGCCAGGCAAATGCATGAAAAAGGAAAACGCGCAAAATTTACTGATATTACTTTAAGACCAGGGTTTGCGTTTTTTAGATTTTATATTTTGAAGTCGGGATGGCGTGATGGAAAAATTGGATTTATCTTTGCGGTATTGCACGCTTTCTATACAATGGCCAAATATGTTAAGCTAGAATATTTGCAGAAAGCGAGGCCAAAAACAACATGA
- the rfaQ_1 gene encoding lipopolysaccharide core heptosyltransferase RfaQ, translated as MMIAANEINKILVINLAFIGDVILSIPLTRALRDTYASARITMLTVPLTAPIAELNPFIDEVRIYDKKGSHKGIIGGIELIRELRNEKYDLAVCMNFAVRGAIVAWASGIKYRVGYDAQNAKWFLTHIANSHRETITHETHNHLAVLNPLEIVAQDTSLSLKKKTDVQRKIMDLLSLSTSNPVGIICPIGSYPLKSLPTEKYIEIIKQLRSKADIYLIGSRTEKVILDQLAVEAGITSDRVLAGTLSLPELVEFIRLAKFMITVDTGPLHIAQAVGTPVIAVFGPTDPRVWGPRGKNDVLIYEPVDCSPCWGRKECLEHQCMMRIDSQKIVRAVEAILR; from the coding sequence ATGATGATTGCAGCAAATGAGATAAACAAAATATTGGTAATAAACCTTGCGTTTATTGGAGATGTAATATTATCTATTCCATTAACTCGTGCACTTCGTGATACTTACGCTTCTGCCCGGATTACAATGCTTACGGTGCCGCTGACTGCACCAATAGCGGAATTAAATCCTTTTATTGATGAGGTTCGAATTTATGACAAAAAAGGAAGTCATAAAGGAATTATCGGTGGTATTGAATTAATTCGTGAACTGCGAAATGAAAAATATGACTTAGCTGTTTGTATGAATTTTGCAGTTCGTGGCGCAATTGTCGCATGGGCATCGGGTATAAAATATCGAGTTGGGTATGATGCACAAAATGCGAAGTGGTTTCTCACTCATATTGCTAATTCACACCGTGAAACGATTACACACGAGACTCATAATCATCTTGCTGTCCTTAACCCTTTAGAAATAGTTGCTCAGGATACTAGTCTTAGTCTAAAGAAAAAAACAGATGTGCAGAGAAAAATAATGGATCTTCTCAGTCTTTCGACAAGTAATCCGGTAGGTATAATCTGCCCAATTGGGAGCTACCCTTTAAAAAGTTTACCTACAGAAAAGTATATAGAAATCATAAAGCAACTGCGTTCTAAGGCTGATATTTATCTTATAGGTAGTCGGACAGAGAAAGTTATACTTGATCAGCTTGCAGTCGAAGCAGGAATTACAAGTGACAGAGTGTTGGCAGGTACGCTAAGCTTACCAGAATTAGTTGAGTTTATCAGATTAGCAAAATTCATGATTACGGTTGATACTGGTCCATTGCATATCGCTCAAGCTGTTGGTACACCTGTTATTGCGGTTTTTGGTCCCACGGATCCGCGTGTATGGGGGCCACGGGGGAAAAATGACGTACTAATTTATGAGCCGGTAGACTGTTCTCCTTGTTGGGGCAGGAAAGAATGCTTGGAACATCAATGTATGATGAGAATTGATTCTCAGAAAATAGTTAGAGCAGTAGAAGCAATACTGCGATAA